One window of Alosa sapidissima isolate fAloSap1 chromosome 21, fAloSap1.pri, whole genome shotgun sequence genomic DNA carries:
- the sgce gene encoding epsilon-sarcoglycan isoform X1 — MAHSSDVKHGVMSWGKSKMQPLLKYKQRSSIQTDVVTILSRSHGDRNVYPSAGVLFVHVLEREYFKGEFAPYIKAGDSSNDPITFNTNLKGYPDRPGWLRYIQRTPHSDGVLYGSPTAEHVGKPTVIEITAYNRRTFETARNNLVINIMATEEFPLPYQAEFYIKNMNVEEMLASEVLGDFLGAVKNVWQPERLNAINITSALDRGGRVPLPINDLKEGVYVMVGADVPFSSCLREVETPQNQLRCSQEMEPAISCDKKFRAQFHIDWCKINLVDITKVVTVYRERPNPGPGVLPDIGEYDPPSEALQSRDYFSDFVVTLAVPSAVALVLFAVLGYAMCCRREGVEKRNMQTPDIQLVHHSSIQKSTKELRSMSKNREISWPLSTLPVFHPVSGEVVPPLHPDNYETTSMPLMQTQTNLQNQVQIPQQQPPGDNYCMSTFRRLEVNGIPEERKVAEALDL, encoded by the exons TGGTCACCATTCTGTCCAGGTCACATGGGGACCGCAACGTCTACCCCTCTGCTGGAGTGCTGTTCGTACACGTGCTGGAGAGGGAGTATTTCAAAGGGGAATTCGCCCCATACATAAAAGCTG GTGACTCCAGTAACGACCCCATCACATTCAACACCAACCTGAAAGGCTATCCTGACAGGCCTGGCTGGCTGCGCTACATCCAGAGAACTCCCCACAGTGACGGAGTACTTTATGGCTCCCCAACGGCTGAACACGTTGGCAAGCCCACTGTAATTgag ATTACAGCCTACAACAGACGCACTTTCGAAACGGCCAGAAACAACTTGGTCATAAACATCATGGCTACCGAAG AGTTTCCATTGCCCTATCAGGCCGAGTTCTACATCAAGAACATGAATGTGGAAGAGATGCTGGCCAGCGAGGTGCTCGGTGACTTCCTGGGCGCCGTGAAGAACGTGTGGCAGCCCGAGCGACTCAACGCCATCAACATCACCTCGGCACTGGACCGCGGCGGCCGCGTGCCACTCCCCATCAACGACCTCAAGGAGGG tgtgtatgtgatggtgGGGGCTGACGTACCATTCTCATCTTGCCTGCGGGAGGTGGAGACGCCTCAGAACCAGCTACGTTGCAGTCAGGAGATGGAGCCGGCAATCAGCTGTGACAAGAAGTTCCGTGCCCAGTTCCACATTGACTGGTGCAAAATCAATCTG GTGGACATCACCAAAGTGGTGACGGTGTATCGCGAGCGGCCCAACCCAGGGCCAGGCGTACTGCCAGACATTGGGGAGTACGACCCCCCGTCCGAGGCCCTGCAGAGCCGCGACTACTTCTCCGACTTCGTGGTGACGCTGGCCGTGCCGTCGGCCGTGGCCCTGGTGCTCTTCGCCGTCCTCGGCTACGCCATGTGCTGTCGCCGCGAGGGGGT ggaaaaaagaaacatgcaAACACCAGA CATCCAGCTGGTGCACCATAGCTCCATCCAGAAGTCCACCAAGGAGCTGAGGAGCATGTCCAAGAACCGCGAGATCTCCTGGCCTCTGTCCACGCTGCCCGTCTTCCACCCGGTCAGCGGGGAGGTGGTGCCGCCATTGCACCCGGACAACTACGAGACCACGAGCATGCCCCTCATGCAGACACAGAC GAATTTACAAAATCAAGTCCAAATACCTCAACAGCAACCTCCCG GAGATAATTATTGTATGTCAACATTTCGAAGGCTGGAG GTAAATGGTATTCCTGAAGAGAGAAAAGTGGCAGAAGCACTGGACTTGTGA
- the sgce gene encoding epsilon-sarcoglycan isoform X3 produces MDTVGVIVWLYVVVTILSRSHGDRNVYPSAGVLFVHVLEREYFKGEFAPYIKAGDSSNDPITFNTNLKGYPDRPGWLRYIQRTPHSDGVLYGSPTAEHVGKPTVIEITAYNRRTFETARNNLVINIMATEEFPLPYQAEFYIKNMNVEEMLASEVLGDFLGAVKNVWQPERLNAINITSALDRGGRVPLPINDLKEGVYVMVGADVPFSSCLREVETPQNQLRCSQEMEPAISCDKKFRAQFHIDWCKINLVDITKVVTVYRERPNPGPGVLPDIGEYDPPSEALQSRDYFSDFVVTLAVPSAVALVLFAVLGYAMCCRREGVEKRNMQTPDIQLVHHSSIQKSTKELRSMSKNREISWPLSTLPVFHPVSGEVVPPLHPDNYETTSMPLMQTQTNLQNQVQIPQQQPPGDNYCMSTFRRLEVNGIPEERKVAEALDL; encoded by the exons TGGTCACCATTCTGTCCAGGTCACATGGGGACCGCAACGTCTACCCCTCTGCTGGAGTGCTGTTCGTACACGTGCTGGAGAGGGAGTATTTCAAAGGGGAATTCGCCCCATACATAAAAGCTG GTGACTCCAGTAACGACCCCATCACATTCAACACCAACCTGAAAGGCTATCCTGACAGGCCTGGCTGGCTGCGCTACATCCAGAGAACTCCCCACAGTGACGGAGTACTTTATGGCTCCCCAACGGCTGAACACGTTGGCAAGCCCACTGTAATTgag ATTACAGCCTACAACAGACGCACTTTCGAAACGGCCAGAAACAACTTGGTCATAAACATCATGGCTACCGAAG AGTTTCCATTGCCCTATCAGGCCGAGTTCTACATCAAGAACATGAATGTGGAAGAGATGCTGGCCAGCGAGGTGCTCGGTGACTTCCTGGGCGCCGTGAAGAACGTGTGGCAGCCCGAGCGACTCAACGCCATCAACATCACCTCGGCACTGGACCGCGGCGGCCGCGTGCCACTCCCCATCAACGACCTCAAGGAGGG tgtgtatgtgatggtgGGGGCTGACGTACCATTCTCATCTTGCCTGCGGGAGGTGGAGACGCCTCAGAACCAGCTACGTTGCAGTCAGGAGATGGAGCCGGCAATCAGCTGTGACAAGAAGTTCCGTGCCCAGTTCCACATTGACTGGTGCAAAATCAATCTG GTGGACATCACCAAAGTGGTGACGGTGTATCGCGAGCGGCCCAACCCAGGGCCAGGCGTACTGCCAGACATTGGGGAGTACGACCCCCCGTCCGAGGCCCTGCAGAGCCGCGACTACTTCTCCGACTTCGTGGTGACGCTGGCCGTGCCGTCGGCCGTGGCCCTGGTGCTCTTCGCCGTCCTCGGCTACGCCATGTGCTGTCGCCGCGAGGGGGT ggaaaaaagaaacatgcaAACACCAGA CATCCAGCTGGTGCACCATAGCTCCATCCAGAAGTCCACCAAGGAGCTGAGGAGCATGTCCAAGAACCGCGAGATCTCCTGGCCTCTGTCCACGCTGCCCGTCTTCCACCCGGTCAGCGGGGAGGTGGTGCCGCCATTGCACCCGGACAACTACGAGACCACGAGCATGCCCCTCATGCAGACACAGAC GAATTTACAAAATCAAGTCCAAATACCTCAACAGCAACCTCCCG GAGATAATTATTGTATGTCAACATTTCGAAGGCTGGAG GTAAATGGTATTCCTGAAGAGAGAAAAGTGGCAGAAGCACTGGACTTGTGA
- the sgce gene encoding epsilon-sarcoglycan isoform X2, whose amino-acid sequence MAHSSDVKHGVMSWGKSKMQPLLKYKQRSSIQTDVVTILSRSHGDRNVYPSAGVLFVHVLEREYFKGEFAPYIKAGDSSNDPITFNTNLKGYPDRPGWLRYIQRTPHSDGVLYGSPTAEHVGKPTVIEITAYNRRTFETARNNLVINIMATEEFPLPYQAEFYIKNMNVEEMLASEVLGDFLGAVKNVWQPERLNAINITSALDRGGRVPLPINDLKEGVYVMVGADVPFSSCLREVETPQNQLRCSQEMEPAISCDKKFRAQFHIDWCKINLVDITKVVTVYRERPNPGPGVLPDIGEYDPPSEALQSRDYFSDFVVTLAVPSAVALVLFAVLGYAMCCRREGVIQLVHHSSIQKSTKELRSMSKNREISWPLSTLPVFHPVSGEVVPPLHPDNYETTSMPLMQTQTNLQNQVQIPQQQPPGDNYCMSTFRRLEVNGIPEERKVAEALDL is encoded by the exons TGGTCACCATTCTGTCCAGGTCACATGGGGACCGCAACGTCTACCCCTCTGCTGGAGTGCTGTTCGTACACGTGCTGGAGAGGGAGTATTTCAAAGGGGAATTCGCCCCATACATAAAAGCTG GTGACTCCAGTAACGACCCCATCACATTCAACACCAACCTGAAAGGCTATCCTGACAGGCCTGGCTGGCTGCGCTACATCCAGAGAACTCCCCACAGTGACGGAGTACTTTATGGCTCCCCAACGGCTGAACACGTTGGCAAGCCCACTGTAATTgag ATTACAGCCTACAACAGACGCACTTTCGAAACGGCCAGAAACAACTTGGTCATAAACATCATGGCTACCGAAG AGTTTCCATTGCCCTATCAGGCCGAGTTCTACATCAAGAACATGAATGTGGAAGAGATGCTGGCCAGCGAGGTGCTCGGTGACTTCCTGGGCGCCGTGAAGAACGTGTGGCAGCCCGAGCGACTCAACGCCATCAACATCACCTCGGCACTGGACCGCGGCGGCCGCGTGCCACTCCCCATCAACGACCTCAAGGAGGG tgtgtatgtgatggtgGGGGCTGACGTACCATTCTCATCTTGCCTGCGGGAGGTGGAGACGCCTCAGAACCAGCTACGTTGCAGTCAGGAGATGGAGCCGGCAATCAGCTGTGACAAGAAGTTCCGTGCCCAGTTCCACATTGACTGGTGCAAAATCAATCTG GTGGACATCACCAAAGTGGTGACGGTGTATCGCGAGCGGCCCAACCCAGGGCCAGGCGTACTGCCAGACATTGGGGAGTACGACCCCCCGTCCGAGGCCCTGCAGAGCCGCGACTACTTCTCCGACTTCGTGGTGACGCTGGCCGTGCCGTCGGCCGTGGCCCTGGTGCTCTTCGCCGTCCTCGGCTACGCCATGTGCTGTCGCCGCGAGGGGGT CATCCAGCTGGTGCACCATAGCTCCATCCAGAAGTCCACCAAGGAGCTGAGGAGCATGTCCAAGAACCGCGAGATCTCCTGGCCTCTGTCCACGCTGCCCGTCTTCCACCCGGTCAGCGGGGAGGTGGTGCCGCCATTGCACCCGGACAACTACGAGACCACGAGCATGCCCCTCATGCAGACACAGAC GAATTTACAAAATCAAGTCCAAATACCTCAACAGCAACCTCCCG GAGATAATTATTGTATGTCAACATTTCGAAGGCTGGAG GTAAATGGTATTCCTGAAGAGAGAAAAGTGGCAGAAGCACTGGACTTGTGA
- the sgce gene encoding epsilon-sarcoglycan isoform X4, whose product MAHSSDVKHGVMSWGKSKMQPLLKYKQRSSIQTDVVTILSRSHGDRNVYPSAGVLFVHVLEREYFKGEFAPYIKAGDSSNDPITFNTNLKGYPDRPGWLRYIQRTPHSDGVLYGSPTAEHVGKPTVIEITAYNRRTFETARNNLVINIMATEEFPLPYQAEFYIKNMNVEEMLASEVLGDFLGAVKNVWQPERLNAINITSALDRGGRVPLPINDLKEGVYVMVGADVPFSSCLREVETPQNQLRCSQEMEPAISCDKKFRAQFHIDWCKINLVDITKVVTVYRERPNPGPGVLPDIGEYDPPSEALQSRDYFSDFVVTLAVPSAVALVLFAVLGYAMCCRREGVEKRNMQTPDIQLVHHSSIQKSTKELRSMSKNREISWPLSTLPVFHPVSGEVVPPLHPDNYETTSMPLMQTQTNLQNQVQIPQQQPPGKWYS is encoded by the exons TGGTCACCATTCTGTCCAGGTCACATGGGGACCGCAACGTCTACCCCTCTGCTGGAGTGCTGTTCGTACACGTGCTGGAGAGGGAGTATTTCAAAGGGGAATTCGCCCCATACATAAAAGCTG GTGACTCCAGTAACGACCCCATCACATTCAACACCAACCTGAAAGGCTATCCTGACAGGCCTGGCTGGCTGCGCTACATCCAGAGAACTCCCCACAGTGACGGAGTACTTTATGGCTCCCCAACGGCTGAACACGTTGGCAAGCCCACTGTAATTgag ATTACAGCCTACAACAGACGCACTTTCGAAACGGCCAGAAACAACTTGGTCATAAACATCATGGCTACCGAAG AGTTTCCATTGCCCTATCAGGCCGAGTTCTACATCAAGAACATGAATGTGGAAGAGATGCTGGCCAGCGAGGTGCTCGGTGACTTCCTGGGCGCCGTGAAGAACGTGTGGCAGCCCGAGCGACTCAACGCCATCAACATCACCTCGGCACTGGACCGCGGCGGCCGCGTGCCACTCCCCATCAACGACCTCAAGGAGGG tgtgtatgtgatggtgGGGGCTGACGTACCATTCTCATCTTGCCTGCGGGAGGTGGAGACGCCTCAGAACCAGCTACGTTGCAGTCAGGAGATGGAGCCGGCAATCAGCTGTGACAAGAAGTTCCGTGCCCAGTTCCACATTGACTGGTGCAAAATCAATCTG GTGGACATCACCAAAGTGGTGACGGTGTATCGCGAGCGGCCCAACCCAGGGCCAGGCGTACTGCCAGACATTGGGGAGTACGACCCCCCGTCCGAGGCCCTGCAGAGCCGCGACTACTTCTCCGACTTCGTGGTGACGCTGGCCGTGCCGTCGGCCGTGGCCCTGGTGCTCTTCGCCGTCCTCGGCTACGCCATGTGCTGTCGCCGCGAGGGGGT ggaaaaaagaaacatgcaAACACCAGA CATCCAGCTGGTGCACCATAGCTCCATCCAGAAGTCCACCAAGGAGCTGAGGAGCATGTCCAAGAACCGCGAGATCTCCTGGCCTCTGTCCACGCTGCCCGTCTTCCACCCGGTCAGCGGGGAGGTGGTGCCGCCATTGCACCCGGACAACTACGAGACCACGAGCATGCCCCTCATGCAGACACAGAC GAATTTACAAAATCAAGTCCAAATACCTCAACAGCAACCTCCCG GTAAATGGTATTCCTGA
- the sgce gene encoding epsilon-sarcoglycan isoform X5, producing MDTVGVIVWLYVVVTILSRSHGDRNVYPSAGVLFVHVLEREYFKGEFAPYIKAGDSSNDPITFNTNLKGYPDRPGWLRYIQRTPHSDGVLYGSPTAEHVGKPTVIEITAYNRRTFETARNNLVINIMATEEFPLPYQAEFYIKNMNVEEMLASEVLGDFLGAVKNVWQPERLNAINITSALDRGGRVPLPINDLKEGVYVMVGADVPFSSCLREVETPQNQLRCSQEMEPAISCDKKFRAQFHIDWCKINLVDITKVVTVYRERPNPGPGVLPDIGEYDPPSEALQSRDYFSDFVVTLAVPSAVALVLFAVLGYAMCCRREGVIQLVHHSSIQKSTKELRSMSKNREISWPLSTLPVFHPVSGEVVPPLHPDNYETTSMPLMQTQTNLQNQVQIPQQQPPGDNYCMSTFRRLEVNGIPEERKVAEALDL from the exons TGGTCACCATTCTGTCCAGGTCACATGGGGACCGCAACGTCTACCCCTCTGCTGGAGTGCTGTTCGTACACGTGCTGGAGAGGGAGTATTTCAAAGGGGAATTCGCCCCATACATAAAAGCTG GTGACTCCAGTAACGACCCCATCACATTCAACACCAACCTGAAAGGCTATCCTGACAGGCCTGGCTGGCTGCGCTACATCCAGAGAACTCCCCACAGTGACGGAGTACTTTATGGCTCCCCAACGGCTGAACACGTTGGCAAGCCCACTGTAATTgag ATTACAGCCTACAACAGACGCACTTTCGAAACGGCCAGAAACAACTTGGTCATAAACATCATGGCTACCGAAG AGTTTCCATTGCCCTATCAGGCCGAGTTCTACATCAAGAACATGAATGTGGAAGAGATGCTGGCCAGCGAGGTGCTCGGTGACTTCCTGGGCGCCGTGAAGAACGTGTGGCAGCCCGAGCGACTCAACGCCATCAACATCACCTCGGCACTGGACCGCGGCGGCCGCGTGCCACTCCCCATCAACGACCTCAAGGAGGG tgtgtatgtgatggtgGGGGCTGACGTACCATTCTCATCTTGCCTGCGGGAGGTGGAGACGCCTCAGAACCAGCTACGTTGCAGTCAGGAGATGGAGCCGGCAATCAGCTGTGACAAGAAGTTCCGTGCCCAGTTCCACATTGACTGGTGCAAAATCAATCTG GTGGACATCACCAAAGTGGTGACGGTGTATCGCGAGCGGCCCAACCCAGGGCCAGGCGTACTGCCAGACATTGGGGAGTACGACCCCCCGTCCGAGGCCCTGCAGAGCCGCGACTACTTCTCCGACTTCGTGGTGACGCTGGCCGTGCCGTCGGCCGTGGCCCTGGTGCTCTTCGCCGTCCTCGGCTACGCCATGTGCTGTCGCCGCGAGGGGGT CATCCAGCTGGTGCACCATAGCTCCATCCAGAAGTCCACCAAGGAGCTGAGGAGCATGTCCAAGAACCGCGAGATCTCCTGGCCTCTGTCCACGCTGCCCGTCTTCCACCCGGTCAGCGGGGAGGTGGTGCCGCCATTGCACCCGGACAACTACGAGACCACGAGCATGCCCCTCATGCAGACACAGAC GAATTTACAAAATCAAGTCCAAATACCTCAACAGCAACCTCCCG GAGATAATTATTGTATGTCAACATTTCGAAGGCTGGAG GTAAATGGTATTCCTGAAGAGAGAAAAGTGGCAGAAGCACTGGACTTGTGA